In a genomic window of Wyeomyia smithii strain HCP4-BCI-WySm-NY-G18 chromosome 1, ASM2978416v1, whole genome shotgun sequence:
- the LOC129733943 gene encoding uncharacterized protein LOC129733943 — translation MVGAISLAVTSATHPSSLLTTDQLQAVRTSILDHIADQENPTTKPKFNGCHLKNGFLQLACADNDTVQWLEREVPSLVPWEGAQLRVYHMKDLPKARRYVGYFADSANSPDEKILRSLQNQNDHLSTKMWRVCNRKLVKTLVELVLDIDEESAKLVESRNYELHYGFGKARIRKVSGRPNVTGGKDSVAMSGKVRAGNSSGSTLPPPRQNDPANGLKVRVGNSSGSAPQPPKRNPAIGKVRAGCSPVSALSPPKKRNPAAARTVPPKTRKSVKHQPPKSRTPRSQKPPQCARRPSVANRLLQPKPNSEEEQLPSTSQTAVGSRQPIPGSSSDPDKDGNFTAK, via the coding sequence atggtgggagctataagccttgcggttacttctgctacccaccccagctccctactcacaacggaccagcttcaggctgtccggacctccatcctcgatcacattgcggaccaggaaaatccaaccaccaagcccaagtttaacggttgccatctaaaaaatggcttcctgcaacttgcctgtgccgacaacgacacagtgcagtggttggaaagggaggtaccttctctcgtaccatgggagggagcacaacttcgtgtataccacatgaaggatctgccgaaggccagacggtatgtcggttacttcgcggacagtgcgaactctccggacgagaagattcttcgttcactccagaatcagaacgaccatctctctaccaaaatgtggcgagtctgtaaccgcaaattggtaaagaccttggtcgaactagttctggatattgacgaagaatcggccaaactcgttgagagtagaaattatgaactgcactacggtttcggcaaagcacgcatccgaaaggtaagcggaaggccgaacgtcacaggcgggaaagactccgtcgcaatgtcagggaaggtacgtgcgggtaactcctccgggagtactctgccaccacccaggcaaaacgatcctgcgaatgggctaaaggttcgcgtgggaaactcctccgggagtgccccacaaccacccaaacgcaaccctgcgattgggaaggtacgcgcaggatgctcccccgtgagtgccctgtcaccacccaaaaaacgcaaccccgcggctgctcggacggttccgccgaagactcgcaagagtgtgaagcatcaaccaccgaaaagtcgcaccccccggagtcaaaaaccgccacagtgtgcgcgacgaccttctgttgccaatcgactgctgcaaccgaagccgaacagtgaggaagagcaacttccatcaaccagccaaaccgctgttggcagccgtcagccaataccaggatcatctt